The following proteins are encoded in a genomic region of Microbacterium sp. NC79:
- a CDS encoding YbdD/YjiX family protein has translation MTVSAAIGSALRSVQWYVTNLMGDHAYATYVEHHERTHPGEPVMSEREFWKKRYADQAAEPRCC, from the coding sequence ATGACCGTGTCAGCGGCAATCGGCTCTGCGCTTCGCAGCGTGCAGTGGTACGTCACCAACCTCATGGGCGACCACGCGTACGCGACGTATGTCGAACATCACGAGCGCACCCACCCCGGTGAACCCGTGATGTCAGAACGCGAGTTCTGGAAGAAGCGCTACGCCGACCAGGCAGCCGAGCCGCGCTGCTGCTAG
- a CDS encoding carbon starvation CstA family protein — MTSTTADRAQEEPEITSDPTLPPTSLSDEQHAKDTKWTPLKIAIWVGIALLGGVSWVMLALVRGETVNAIWFVFAAVATYLIGYRFYSKVIERYITRPNDKRATPAEYKQDGKDYVPTDRRVLYGHHFAAIAGAGPLVGPILAAQMGYLPGTIWIIVGVVLAGAVQDYVVLFFSMRRGGRTIGQMARDELGRIGGTAAIIASLLIMIIIVAILALVVVNALGESPWGVFSVSMTIPIAIFMGLYLRYIRPGKITEISIIGFVLLIAAIVAGGWVASTEWGYAMFHLPKEAIAIGIIIYGFIAAILPVWLLLAPRDYLSTFMKIGVIVLLAGAIIIVRPEITVPAFSQFAGGEIGPVFSGTLFPFLFVTIACGALSGFHALISSGTTPKLVEKERQTRFIGYGGMLMESFVAIMALVAAISIDQGIYFAMNSSAAATGGTVEGAVAWVNSLGMTGVHLTPDVLTTTAANVGEESIVSRTGGAPTLALGLAHIMQQWLGGTAMMGFWYHFAIMFEALFILTAVDAGTRVARFMLQDSIGTVIPKFKDVSWRPGVWICTGLMVIGWGVILMLGVTDPLGGINTFFPLFGIANQLLAAIALAVVMAIVAKRGKSYFRWLWIIALPLAFTAVVTITASAYKIFSPVPAVGYFANNAAFSQALAEGKTEFGTAKTVEAMEAVVRNTAVQGTLSVVFVVAAIIVMITAVIATIRAIRNGGGENMEDEPVASRRYAPAGFIATPSERALEKEWEALPPELKPTQGH; from the coding sequence GTGACCAGCACTACTGCCGATCGAGCGCAGGAGGAACCGGAGATCACCTCCGATCCGACCCTGCCGCCGACATCGCTGAGCGATGAGCAGCACGCCAAAGACACCAAGTGGACGCCCCTAAAGATCGCGATCTGGGTTGGCATTGCGCTGCTCGGTGGTGTCTCCTGGGTGATGCTCGCGCTGGTGCGCGGCGAGACTGTCAACGCCATCTGGTTCGTGTTCGCCGCTGTCGCGACCTACCTGATCGGTTACCGCTTCTACTCGAAGGTCATCGAGCGCTACATCACGCGCCCGAACGACAAGCGAGCAACTCCAGCCGAATACAAGCAGGACGGTAAGGACTACGTTCCGACCGACCGTCGCGTGCTCTACGGCCACCACTTCGCCGCCATTGCTGGCGCCGGCCCGCTCGTCGGCCCGATTCTGGCCGCCCAGATGGGCTACCTCCCCGGAACCATCTGGATCATTGTCGGTGTGGTGCTTGCGGGTGCGGTCCAGGACTACGTTGTGTTGTTCTTCTCGATGCGCCGTGGCGGTCGCACGATCGGCCAGATGGCTCGCGATGAGCTCGGTCGCATCGGTGGCACCGCCGCCATCATCGCGTCGCTGTTGATCATGATCATCATCGTGGCGATCCTCGCCCTCGTCGTCGTGAACGCGCTTGGCGAGAGCCCGTGGGGTGTCTTCTCGGTCTCGATGACCATCCCGATCGCGATCTTCATGGGCCTGTACCTGCGCTACATCCGCCCAGGCAAGATCACCGAAATCTCCATCATCGGCTTCGTCCTCCTGATCGCCGCGATTGTCGCTGGCGGTTGGGTCGCGTCGACCGAGTGGGGCTACGCGATGTTCCACCTCCCCAAGGAGGCCATCGCGATCGGCATCATCATCTACGGTTTCATCGCCGCCATCCTCCCGGTGTGGCTGCTGCTCGCTCCGCGTGACTACCTGTCGACGTTCATGAAGATCGGTGTCATCGTGTTGCTTGCCGGTGCGATCATCATCGTGCGCCCGGAAATCACGGTTCCGGCGTTCTCGCAGTTTGCCGGTGGCGAGATCGGCCCGGTGTTCTCCGGAACACTGTTCCCGTTCCTGTTCGTGACGATCGCCTGTGGCGCGCTCTCCGGCTTCCACGCACTGATTTCGTCCGGAACCACGCCGAAGCTCGTCGAGAAGGAGCGCCAGACGCGCTTCATCGGTTACGGTGGCATGCTGATGGAATCGTTCGTTGCGATCATGGCTCTCGTTGCCGCGATCTCGATCGATCAGGGCATCTACTTCGCGATGAACTCGTCGGCTGCCGCGACAGGCGGAACCGTTGAGGGCGCCGTCGCCTGGGTCAACTCCCTCGGTATGACCGGCGTGCACCTCACGCCCGATGTACTCACGACCACGGCCGCGAACGTCGGCGAAGAGAGCATCGTTTCGCGCACGGGTGGCGCGCCGACTCTGGCTCTGGGTCTCGCGCACATCATGCAGCAGTGGCTCGGCGGCACCGCCATGATGGGCTTCTGGTACCACTTCGCCATCATGTTTGAGGCGCTGTTCATCCTCACCGCTGTGGACGCCGGAACCCGTGTTGCACGCTTCATGCTGCAGGACTCGATCGGCACCGTGATCCCGAAGTTCAAGGATGTCTCGTGGCGTCCTGGCGTGTGGATCTGCACCGGCCTCATGGTGATCGGTTGGGGCGTCATCCTGATGCTCGGTGTGACCGACCCGCTCGGCGGCATCAACACGTTCTTCCCGCTGTTCGGTATCGCTAACCAGCTGCTCGCCGCCATCGCCCTCGCGGTCGTCATGGCCATTGTCGCCAAGCGCGGCAAGAGCTACTTCCGCTGGCTGTGGATCATCGCACTGCCGCTCGCGTTCACCGCTGTCGTCACGATCACCGCCTCTGCCTACAAGATCTTCTCCCCGGTTCCGGCGGTCGGATACTTCGCCAACAACGCGGCGTTCAGCCAGGCGCTGGCTGAGGGCAAGACGGAGTTTGGAACCGCGAAGACGGTTGAGGCGATGGAAGCTGTCGTGCGCAACACGGCGGTGCAGGGCACCCTGTCTGTCGTGTTCGTCGTTGCCGCCATCATCGTGATGATCACCGCGGTCATCGCAACGATCCGCGCGATCCGTAACGGTGGTGGCGAAAACATGGAGGACGAGCCGGTGGCATCTCGTCGCTACGCTCCTGCCGGATTCATCGCAACGCCCTCCGAGCGCGCACTGGAGAAGGAGTGGGAAGCACTTCCTCCTGAGCTGAAGCCGACGCAGGGTCACTGA
- a CDS encoding LytTR family DNA-binding domain-containing protein gives MTVDILIADDEAPALDELTALLRADARVGEIYRASSGAAALRVLSEASVSVVFLDIHMPGLSGLDLARALQQFQQRPAVIFVTADDSRAIEAFDVAAVDYVLKPVRAERLAVALGRAIDANLAGAPAVADEKIPVTVGSDTRLIRRADVRWVHAQGDYSRLWTASGSHLIRTPISELEERWHSAGFVRIHRSYLVHRDAVTSLHLSGNTPTVTLAEIELPVSRRLTASVRERLLRS, from the coding sequence ATGACAGTCGACATTTTGATCGCCGATGATGAGGCACCCGCGCTTGATGAGCTGACGGCACTTCTTCGTGCAGACGCCCGCGTCGGCGAGATCTATCGCGCCTCGTCAGGGGCGGCCGCGCTGCGCGTGCTCAGCGAAGCCTCCGTGTCTGTGGTGTTTCTCGACATTCACATGCCGGGGCTGAGCGGACTCGATCTCGCCCGTGCGCTACAGCAGTTTCAGCAGCGACCTGCCGTCATCTTCGTCACCGCCGACGATTCCCGCGCGATCGAGGCGTTCGACGTGGCCGCCGTTGACTATGTTCTGAAGCCGGTGCGTGCCGAGCGTCTCGCCGTTGCGCTCGGCCGCGCGATCGATGCGAATCTTGCCGGCGCTCCCGCCGTTGCTGACGAAAAGATCCCCGTCACCGTTGGTTCCGACACCCGCCTCATTCGCCGAGCCGACGTGCGCTGGGTGCACGCGCAGGGCGACTATTCACGGCTGTGGACGGCCTCCGGAAGCCACCTCATTCGCACGCCCATTTCTGAGCTTGAGGAGCGGTGGCATTCGGCCGGTTTCGTGCGCATTCATCGCTCGTACCTCGTGCATCGTGATGCCGTCACAAGCCTGCATCTGAGCGGTAATACGCCCACCGTCACCCTCGCCGAAATCGAACTGCCTGTGTCGCGCCGCCTCACCGCATCGGTGCGTGAGCGACTGTTGCGGTCCTAA
- a CDS encoding heavy metal transporter yields the protein MSTKNRVRVTATPATATLPIRRPLTSEPLYARGLVRAQLRLALTCLIGFLLTAGAFTLVLFTVPALNDVVIAHVPLPWLLHAYGYYPLIVIFAVIYARGATKNENRYRALREGDV from the coding sequence ATGTCGACGAAGAATCGCGTGCGGGTGACGGCGACGCCTGCCACGGCGACGCTTCCGATCCGCCGCCCACTCACATCGGAGCCGCTCTACGCCCGCGGTCTCGTGCGGGCACAGCTCAGACTCGCGCTGACCTGTCTTATCGGGTTTCTCCTGACCGCGGGGGCCTTCACTCTCGTGCTGTTCACGGTGCCAGCGCTGAACGATGTCGTGATCGCACACGTGCCGCTGCCGTGGCTGCTGCATGCCTACGGCTACTACCCGCTCATCGTGATCTTCGCTGTCATCTACGCGCGTGGAGCAACGAAAAACGAAAACCGTTACCGCGCCCTGCGCGAGGGCGACGTATGA
- a CDS encoding sensor histidine kinase, whose translation MPDALIFAIGAVLGAAVVLGVLASRRLAQGSRDLGSDEERAAYRTLHLAARAARALRGGDSADMSRAARHMRTMLGAQALALVASDGSVVMEPTHPELEDAARSIAQSVRDARARQVFPRQDASRHGWEAVGAPILVDEDVWGVVIAFSSPVRAPLVRATGEVAQWASTQLQLGELEASRAALAEAELRALRAQISPHFIYNALTAIASFTTTDPARARELVLTFADFTRYSFRRHGEFTTLAEELQAIHSYLEIERARFGDRLSVRLRISPETLATVIPYLCVQPLVENAVKHGLEPGIDGGLVTIASVDDGTHTEITVEDNGVGMAPDRAKALLEASATSDHVGMRNVDRRLRQLYGDEAGLVIETNEGAGTMVRVRVPKSQPDHEAP comes from the coding sequence ATGCCTGATGCCCTGATCTTCGCCATCGGCGCGGTGCTGGGTGCCGCGGTGGTACTGGGCGTTCTTGCCAGTCGCAGGCTGGCGCAGGGGTCTCGCGATCTCGGTAGCGACGAAGAGCGTGCCGCGTATCGCACGCTGCATTTGGCCGCCCGTGCCGCGCGCGCCCTGCGCGGTGGCGATTCCGCCGATATGTCTCGCGCCGCACGCCACATGCGCACCATGCTGGGTGCGCAAGCTCTCGCACTCGTCGCCAGTGATGGTTCCGTCGTGATGGAACCGACGCACCCGGAGCTGGAAGATGCCGCCCGCAGTATTGCGCAGTCGGTGCGCGATGCGCGGGCCCGCCAGGTTTTTCCGCGGCAGGATGCATCGCGGCACGGGTGGGAGGCCGTCGGTGCGCCGATCCTGGTCGATGAGGACGTGTGGGGCGTCGTGATCGCCTTCTCGAGCCCGGTGCGGGCGCCGCTCGTGCGCGCGACGGGCGAAGTCGCCCAGTGGGCATCGACGCAGCTTCAGCTCGGCGAATTGGAGGCGTCACGCGCGGCCCTTGCCGAAGCCGAGCTTCGCGCGTTGCGCGCACAGATCAGCCCGCACTTTATCTACAACGCCCTCACCGCGATCGCGTCGTTCACGACGACGGACCCGGCGCGGGCGCGTGAGCTCGTGCTGACCTTTGCCGATTTCACGCGCTATTCGTTCCGCAGGCATGGTGAGTTCACGACGCTCGCGGAAGAGCTGCAGGCTATCCACTCGTACCTCGAAATCGAGCGTGCCCGCTTCGGCGATCGCCTCAGCGTGCGACTGCGGATCTCCCCGGAAACGCTTGCCACGGTGATCCCGTACCTGTGCGTGCAGCCGCTCGTGGAGAACGCGGTCAAACACGGTTTGGAACCAGGCATCGACGGCGGGCTCGTCACGATCGCGAGTGTCGATGATGGCACGCACACCGAAATCACGGTGGAAGACAACGGCGTCGGCATGGCACCTGATCGAGCGAAGGCCCTGCTGGAGGCGAGCGCGACGAGTGATCATGTCGGCATGCGCAACGTCGATCGCCGGTTGCGTCAGCTGTACGGCGATGAGGCGGGTCTCGTGATTGAGACGAATGAGGGTGCCGGAACCATGGTGCGGGTGCGGGTGCCAAAGTCGCAGCCCGATCACGAGGCGCCGTAG
- a CDS encoding crosslink repair DNA glycosylase YcaQ family protein, with product MTVHLSADEARSIAVRAQLLDADKPGDVVEVAEQLTAIKIDPTKVIAPAEHTILFSRIGWSYEPAQLRKATEMDRLLFEFDGAFRPISVLPMMRPKMRLEALHASSRNWVEANHVFHREILARLRAEGPLPASAIPDTAAVAHRSESGWYGPNQVPRMLEILQRAGDVAVVRREGRTKVWDLAERVYPAQPELSADDAASALADRRLKALGIAKAKSPWSRVGMAGVAATVQGSAWKFRVDPEALEALDTDAGGRVALLNPYDSVLFDRPRLQEIFGFTYVLEQFKPKAERRFGYFAHPILIGDRFAGLLDAEHRTADDTLVVTAVHELDAWEPEEHDMVRQEIRELADWLGAEVRGLE from the coding sequence GTGACCGTGCACCTTTCCGCCGACGAAGCCCGCAGCATCGCGGTGCGTGCACAACTGTTGGATGCAGACAAGCCGGGCGATGTGGTGGAGGTTGCCGAGCAACTCACCGCGATCAAGATCGACCCGACGAAGGTGATCGCGCCGGCGGAACACACCATCCTGTTTTCGCGGATCGGCTGGTCGTACGAGCCAGCGCAGCTGCGCAAGGCCACCGAGATGGATCGGCTGCTGTTCGAGTTTGATGGCGCATTTCGGCCGATCTCCGTGTTGCCCATGATGCGACCCAAAATGCGCCTTGAGGCCCTGCACGCATCCAGTCGGAATTGGGTGGAGGCGAACCACGTGTTTCACCGCGAGATTCTCGCGCGTCTGCGCGCCGAGGGTCCGCTGCCTGCATCGGCGATTCCGGATACCGCGGCCGTCGCCCACCGTTCCGAGTCTGGCTGGTACGGCCCCAACCAGGTGCCGCGCATGCTGGAGATTCTGCAGCGCGCTGGCGACGTGGCGGTCGTGCGGCGCGAAGGGCGCACGAAGGTGTGGGACCTCGCCGAACGCGTGTATCCGGCTCAGCCCGAGCTGAGCGCTGATGATGCCGCGAGCGCACTCGCGGATCGGCGGCTCAAGGCACTGGGGATTGCGAAGGCAAAGTCGCCGTGGAGCCGCGTCGGCATGGCTGGCGTTGCGGCGACGGTGCAGGGCAGTGCGTGGAAATTTCGTGTCGACCCGGAGGCGCTTGAGGCACTTGATACGGATGCGGGTGGTCGGGTCGCGCTCCTTAACCCCTACGACAGCGTGCTGTTTGATCGGCCACGTCTGCAGGAGATCTTCGGCTTCACCTATGTGTTGGAGCAGTTCAAGCCGAAGGCCGAGCGGCGGTTTGGGTATTTCGCGCATCCGATCCTGATCGGCGATCGCTTCGCTGGGCTGCTCGACGCCGAGCATCGCACAGCAGACGACACGCTTGTCGTCACGGCTGTGCATGAGCTTGACGCCTGGGAGCCGGAGGAGCATGACATGGTGCGCCAGGAGATTCGCGAACTCGCAGACTGGCTCGGCGCCGAGGTGCGCGGTCTCGAGTAG